Proteins from one Sarcophilus harrisii chromosome 2, mSarHar1.11, whole genome shotgun sequence genomic window:
- the BRD8 gene encoding bromodomain-containing protein 8 isoform X2 → MATGTGKHKLLSTGPTEPWSIREKLCLASSVMRSGDQNWVSVSRAIKPFAEPGRPPDWFSQKHCASQYSELLETTETPKRKRGEKGEVVETVEDVIVRKLTAERVEELKKVIKETQEKYRQLKKDAELIQAGHMDNRLDELYNDIAMKKKLEEEEAEVKRKATDAAYQARQAVKTPPRRLPSVMVRSPAGSTSPGGDYPLGDLTSSAIEEASPGVNPGTLPSTPVTSFPGIPDTPPPGSAPLEAPMTPVTDDSPQKKMLGQKATPPPSPLLSELLKKGSLLPTSPRLVSESEMTVASGHLNNAGVLLEVGGVLPMMHGGEMQSTPSTVAASPAASGAPTLSRLLEAGPTQFTTPLTSFSAVASESPAKLLPPPVESVPQATIVMMPALPAPSSATAAATSESVVPVSQPDTRVPMEAVSDQHTVTVSMDSSEISMIINSIKEECFRSGAAEASGGSKAPSIDGKEDLDLAEKMDIAVSYTGEELDFETVGDIIAIIEDKVDDHPEVLDVAAVEAALSFCEENDDPQSLPGPWEHSLQPEQEKPIPAPSADMTVKQERLDFEESETKAIRDLVDIVEPSAEIKVEPVEPEPSIPSPEAAAGVVIATNTEPPELRSQDVEEEPRGGVGVAVAAATATTSAVVTAATTVTTAAAVAAAAAAVAAATAAAAAEIPEVETLIGKVDEPAHPTVKIEASPESVISFPHVQNPNEDPSETDNQHKFELSDSMKEESGTIFGSQIKDVPGEDEDEDGASEAASLEEPKEEDQGEGYLSEMDNEPPVSESDDGFSIHNATLQSHTLADSIPSSPASSQFSVCSEDQEAIQAQKIWKKAIMLVWRAAANHRYANVFLQPVTDDIAPGYHSIVQRPMDLSTIKKNIENGLIRTTAEFQRDIMLMFQNAVMYNSSDHDVYHMAVEMQRDVLEQIQQFLATQLIMQTSESGISAKSLRGRDSTRKQDASEKMGHDWVWLDSEQDYPNDSELSNDYRSLFSSWDSSLDLEVGNWRETEEPGAEELEESNLGRESSDPLMGDGGSEESQEETEQFNHQNLLHFLSEVAYLMEPLCISSKGTSEGCRSQPGSRKQEGRETQDVEGETGEPCREMEEFPAMGNGSVAQKELEGKNERPEMAPVPSDICEIQGPPPESKEGGTKEEPKDEKSEGCVSEVESKPPLGECDDGLNIKETPLVDLIFSNASSSKMTDPNQGDPVKEQLLFKKTLLPVWKMIASHRFSSPFLKPVSDRQAPGYKDVVKRPMDLTSLKRSLSKGRIRSMAQFQRDLMLMFQNAVMYNDSDHHIYHMAIEMQKEVLEQIQILQVSWSNSPSHKSTAIGRRNCSQTSKQEAIAIEYFQAAAFAHINLTSFHLCPFPRC, encoded by the exons CATTGTGCTTCCCAGTATTCGGAACTTCTAGAGACCACTGAGACCCCAAA GCGGAAACGTGGTGAAAAGGGGGAAGTGGTAGAAACAGTAGAAGATGTTATTGTTCGGAAACTGACTGCTGAAAGAGTTGAGGAGCTGAAAAAAGTAATTAAGGAGACACAGGAAAAATACAG ACAACTGAAGAAAGATGCAGAACTTATCCAAGCTGGACATATGGACAACCGACTCGATGAACTATACAATGACATTGCAAT gaaaaaaaaactggaggaaGAAGAGGCTGAAGTGAAGAGGAAGGCCACAGATGCTGCATATCAGG CTCGACAGGCAGTGAAAACACCACCTCGGAGATTACCAAGTGTGATGGTCCGATCCCCTGCAGGTTCTACTTCTCCAGGAGGTGACTATCCATTGGGTGACTTGACTTCATCAGCTATTGAAGAGGCCAGTCCTGGG GTAAACCCTGGGACACTGCCGAGTACCCCAGTTACCTCGTTTCCTGGGATTCCTGATACCCCTCCTCCAGGCTCTGCACCCTTAGAAGCCCCCATGACCCCAGTCACAGATGACTCACCCCAGAAAAAGATGCTTGGACAGAAAGCaactccacccccctcccctctgCTGTCAGAGCTCTTGAAGAAGGGCAGCCTCCTGCCTACTAGCCCCAGACTG GTCAGTGAGAGTGAGATGACTGTGGCTTCTGGCCACCTAAACAATGCAGGTGTTCTTCTAGAGGTAGGCGGGGTCCTTCCTATGATGCATGGAGGGGAAATGCAGTCAACACCCAGCACTGTTGCAGCCTCTCCTGCTGCGTCAG GTGCTCCTACTCTTTCCCGGCTTTTAGAAGCTGGTCCTACACAGTTCACCACACCTCTCACTTCCTTCTCTGCTGTTGCCAGTGAGTCTCCAGCTAAACTTCTACCACCCCCTGTAGAGTCTGTACCCCAGGCTACCATTGTTATGATGCCTGCATTGCCAGCGCCATCCTCTGCTACAGCTGCCGCCACATCAGAAAGTGTAGTTCCAG TAAGTCAGCCTGACACTCGGGTACCTATGGAGGCGGTGAGCGATCAGCATACTGTGACTGTTTCCATGGACAGCAGTGAAATCTCCATGATCATCAACTCTATCAAAGAGGAATGTTTCCGATCTGGGGCAGCTGAGGCCTCTGGAGGATCAAAAGCCCCCAGCATTGATGGAAAAGAAGATTTGGACCTGGCAGAGAAGATGGACATTGCTGTATCTTACACAGGAGAAGAGCTGGACTTTGAGACTGTGGGAGATATCATTGCCATCATTGAGGACAAA GTTGATGATCATCCAGAAGTCTTGGATGTGGCTGCTGTAGAAGCTGCCCTGTCATTCTGTGAAGAAAATGATGACCCCCAGTCCCTGCCTGGCCCTTGGGAGCATTCTCTTCAACCAGAGCAAGAGAAGCCAATCCCTGCTCCCTCAGCAGACATGACAGTCAAGCAAGAGAGGCTTGACTTTGAGGAGTCAGAGACCAAGGCAATCCGTGATCTGGTAGACATTGTGGAACCAAGTGCTGAGATCAAAGTTGAACCAGTAGAGCCGGAGCCCAGTATTCCCAGTCCTGAAGCAGCAGCTGGAGTTGTTATAGCAACAAACACAGAGCCGCCTGAGCTTAGAAGTCAAGATGTAGAAGAAGAACCTAGAGGTGGTGTTggtgttgctgttgctgctgccacTGCCACCACCAGTGCTGTTGTCACCGCTGCCACCACTGTTACCACTGCTGCTGCAGTGGCTGCAGCTGCAGCAGCTGTGGCTGCGGCCACAGCTGCTGCCGCAGCAGAAATTCCTGAAGTGGAGACCTTGATTGGGAAAGTTGATGAGCCTGCCCATCCTACAGTAAAGATAGAG gctTCCCCTGAAAGTGTGATATCTTTCCCACATGTTCAGAATCCCAATGAAGATCCTTCAGAGACAGATAATCAGCACAAGTTTGAGTTGTCAG ATTCAATGAAAGAAGAATCGGGAACTATTTTTGGAAGCCAGATAAag GATGTCCCAGGtgaggatgaagatgaagatgggGCCAGTGAAGCAGCTAGCTTAGAAGAACCCAAGGAAGAAGATCAGGGAGAGGGTTATCTGTCTGAAATGGATAATGAGCCTCCTGTGAGCGAGAGTGATGATGGCTTTAGTATTCATAATGCTACTCTTCAGTCCCACACTTTAGCAGACTCCATCCCCAGTAGCCCTGCATCTTCACAATT TTCTGTTTGTAGTGAGGATCAGGAAGCAATTCAGGCCcagaaaatatggaagaaagCTATCATGCTGGTATGGAGAGCTGCAGCCAATCACAG GTATGCCAATGTCTTCTTGCAACCTGTCACGGATGATATAGCACCTGGTTACCATAGCATCGTACAGAG GCCTATGGATTTGTCAACCATTAAGAAGAACATTGAGAATGGGCTAATAAGGACAACAGCTGAATTCCAGCGAGACATTATGCTGATGTTCCAGAATGCTGTGATGTACAATAGCTCTGACCATGATGTCTACCACATGGCTGTGGAGATGCAGAGGGATGTTTTGGAACAAATCCAG CAATTCCTGGCCACACAGCTGATCATGCAGACATCAGAGTCTGGAATCAGTGCCAAAAGCCTTCGAGGGAGAGATTCTACCCGCAAACAGGATGCTTCAGAGAAG ATGGGGCATGACTGGGTTTGGTTGGATTCTGAACAAGATTATCCTAATGATTCTGAGCTGAGCAACGACTACAGGTCCCTCTTCAGCTCATGGGACTCCAGTCTGGATCTTGAAGTGGGCAACTGGAGGGAAACAGAAGAGCCAGGAGCAGAGGAGCTAGAGGAGAGCAACTTAGGCAGAGAGTCCAGTGACCCTCTTATGGGGGATGGAGGCAGTGAGGAATCCCAGGAAGAGACAGAACAATTCAACCATCAAAACCTCCTTCATTTCCTCTCTGAG GTAGCCTACTTGATGGAGCCACTGTGCATCAGCAGCAAGGGAACAAGTGAGGGCTGCAGGTCTCAGCCTGGCTCTAGGAAGCAAGAAGGAAGGGAAACTCAAGATGTTGAGGGAGAGACAGGGGAGCCATGCAGGGAGATGGAGGAGTTTCCAGCCATGGGGAACGGCTCAGTAGCACAGAAGGAgttggagggaaaaaatgagaggccAGAGATGGCCCCAGTTCCCTCAGATATATGTGAAATTCAGGGGCCACCCCCAGAGAGTAAAGAG GGGGGGACAAAGGAAGAACCCAAAGACGAAAAAAGTGAAGGATGTGTCTCTGAGGTAGAGAGTAAACCGCCTTTGGGTGAGTGTGATGATGGCCTCAACATTAAGGAGACTCCATTGGTGGATTTAATTTTCAGCAATGCCTCTTCCTCCAAGAT GACTGATCCAAACCAGGGTGATCCTGTCAAGGAACAGCTGCTATTCAAGAAAACTCTCCTTCCAGTCTGGAAAATGATTGCCAGTCACAG GTTCAGCAGTCCATTTCTGAAACCTGTGTCAGATAGGCAAGCTCCGGGGTACAAGGATGTGGTGAAAAG ACCTATGGACTTAACCAGTTTGAAGAGGAGCCTCTCTAAGGGACGTATCCGCAGTATGGCCCAGTTCCAGCGTGACTTGATGTTGATGTTCCAGAATGCTGTAATGTACAATGACTCTGACCATCATATTTACCACATGGCTATAGAGATGCAAAAAGAGGTCCTAGAGCAGATCCAG ATCTTGCAGGTTTCCTGGAGCAATTCCCCAAGCCACAAGTCAACAGCCATTGGGAGGAGAAACTGCAGCCAAACTTCTAAACAAGAAGCTATAGCCATTGAATATTTTCAGGCAGCTGCTTTTGCTCATATAAATTTGACATCATTCCATCTTTGCCCATTCCCAAG GTGCTAA
- the BRD8 gene encoding bromodomain-containing protein 8 isoform X8 encodes MATGTGKHKLLSTGPTEPWSIREKLCLASSVMRSGDQNWVSVSRAIKPFAEPGRPPDWFSQKHCASQYSELLETTETPKRKRGEKGEVVETVEDVIVRKLTAERVEELKKVIKETQEKYRQLKKDAELIQAGHMDNRLDELYNDIAMKKKLEEEEAEVKRKATDAAYQARQAVKTPPRRLPSVMVRSPAGSTSPGGDYPLGDLTSSAIEEASPGVSESEMTVASGHLNNAGVLLEVGGVLPMMHGGEMQSTPSTVAASPAASGAPTLSRLLEAGPTQFTTPLTSFSAVASESPAKLLPPPVESVPQATIVMMPALPAPSSATAAATSESVVPVSQPDTRVPMEAVSDQHTVTVSMDSSEISMIINSIKEECFRSGAAEASGGSKAPSIDGKEDLDLAEKMDIAVSYTGEELDFETVGDIIAIIEDKVDDHPEVLDVAAVEAALSFCEENDDPQSLPGPWEHSLQPEQEKPIPAPSADMTVKQERLDFEESETKAIRDLVDIVEPSAEIKVEPVEPEPSIPSPEAAAGVVIATNTEPPELRSQDVEEEPRGGVGVAVAAATATTSAVVTAATTVTTAAAVAAAAAAVAAATAAAAAEIPEVETLIGKVDEPAHPTVKIEASPESVISFPHVQNPNEDPSETDNQHKFELSDSMKEESGTIFGSQIKDVPGEDEDEDGASEAASLEEPKEEDQGEGYLSEMDNEPPVSESDDGFSIHNATLQSHTLADSIPSSPASSQFSVCSEDQEAIQAQKIWKKAIMLVWRAAANHRYANVFLQPVTDDIAPGYHSIVQRPMDLSTIKKNIENGLIRTTAEFQRDIMLMFQNAVMYNSSDHDVYHMAVEMQRDVLEQIQQFLATQLIMQTSESGISAKSLRGRDSTRKQDASEKDSVPMGSPAFLLSLFMGHDWVWLDSEQDYPNDSELSNDYRSLFSSWDSSLDLEVGNWRETEEPGAEELEESNLGRESSDPLMGDGGSEESQEETEQFNHQNLLHFLSEVAYLMEPLCISSKGTSEGCRSQPGSRKQEGRETQDVEGETGEPCREMEEFPAMGNGSVAQKELEGKNERPEMAPVPSDICEIQGPPPESKEGGTKEEPKDEKSEGCVSEVESKPPLGECDDGLNIKETPLVDLIFSNASSSKMTDPNQGDPVKEQLLFKKTLLPVWKMIASHRFSSPFLKPVSDRQAPGYKDVVKRPMDLTSLKRSLSKGRIRSMAQFQRDLMLMFQNAVMYNDSDHHIYHMAIEMQKEVLEQIQILQVSWSNSPSHKSTAIGRRNCSQTSKQEAIAIEYFQAAAFAHINLTSFHLCPFPRC; translated from the exons CATTGTGCTTCCCAGTATTCGGAACTTCTAGAGACCACTGAGACCCCAAA GCGGAAACGTGGTGAAAAGGGGGAAGTGGTAGAAACAGTAGAAGATGTTATTGTTCGGAAACTGACTGCTGAAAGAGTTGAGGAGCTGAAAAAAGTAATTAAGGAGACACAGGAAAAATACAG ACAACTGAAGAAAGATGCAGAACTTATCCAAGCTGGACATATGGACAACCGACTCGATGAACTATACAATGACATTGCAAT gaaaaaaaaactggaggaaGAAGAGGCTGAAGTGAAGAGGAAGGCCACAGATGCTGCATATCAGG CTCGACAGGCAGTGAAAACACCACCTCGGAGATTACCAAGTGTGATGGTCCGATCCCCTGCAGGTTCTACTTCTCCAGGAGGTGACTATCCATTGGGTGACTTGACTTCATCAGCTATTGAAGAGGCCAGTCCTGGG GTCAGTGAGAGTGAGATGACTGTGGCTTCTGGCCACCTAAACAATGCAGGTGTTCTTCTAGAGGTAGGCGGGGTCCTTCCTATGATGCATGGAGGGGAAATGCAGTCAACACCCAGCACTGTTGCAGCCTCTCCTGCTGCGTCAG GTGCTCCTACTCTTTCCCGGCTTTTAGAAGCTGGTCCTACACAGTTCACCACACCTCTCACTTCCTTCTCTGCTGTTGCCAGTGAGTCTCCAGCTAAACTTCTACCACCCCCTGTAGAGTCTGTACCCCAGGCTACCATTGTTATGATGCCTGCATTGCCAGCGCCATCCTCTGCTACAGCTGCCGCCACATCAGAAAGTGTAGTTCCAG TAAGTCAGCCTGACACTCGGGTACCTATGGAGGCGGTGAGCGATCAGCATACTGTGACTGTTTCCATGGACAGCAGTGAAATCTCCATGATCATCAACTCTATCAAAGAGGAATGTTTCCGATCTGGGGCAGCTGAGGCCTCTGGAGGATCAAAAGCCCCCAGCATTGATGGAAAAGAAGATTTGGACCTGGCAGAGAAGATGGACATTGCTGTATCTTACACAGGAGAAGAGCTGGACTTTGAGACTGTGGGAGATATCATTGCCATCATTGAGGACAAA GTTGATGATCATCCAGAAGTCTTGGATGTGGCTGCTGTAGAAGCTGCCCTGTCATTCTGTGAAGAAAATGATGACCCCCAGTCCCTGCCTGGCCCTTGGGAGCATTCTCTTCAACCAGAGCAAGAGAAGCCAATCCCTGCTCCCTCAGCAGACATGACAGTCAAGCAAGAGAGGCTTGACTTTGAGGAGTCAGAGACCAAGGCAATCCGTGATCTGGTAGACATTGTGGAACCAAGTGCTGAGATCAAAGTTGAACCAGTAGAGCCGGAGCCCAGTATTCCCAGTCCTGAAGCAGCAGCTGGAGTTGTTATAGCAACAAACACAGAGCCGCCTGAGCTTAGAAGTCAAGATGTAGAAGAAGAACCTAGAGGTGGTGTTggtgttgctgttgctgctgccacTGCCACCACCAGTGCTGTTGTCACCGCTGCCACCACTGTTACCACTGCTGCTGCAGTGGCTGCAGCTGCAGCAGCTGTGGCTGCGGCCACAGCTGCTGCCGCAGCAGAAATTCCTGAAGTGGAGACCTTGATTGGGAAAGTTGATGAGCCTGCCCATCCTACAGTAAAGATAGAG gctTCCCCTGAAAGTGTGATATCTTTCCCACATGTTCAGAATCCCAATGAAGATCCTTCAGAGACAGATAATCAGCACAAGTTTGAGTTGTCAG ATTCAATGAAAGAAGAATCGGGAACTATTTTTGGAAGCCAGATAAag GATGTCCCAGGtgaggatgaagatgaagatgggGCCAGTGAAGCAGCTAGCTTAGAAGAACCCAAGGAAGAAGATCAGGGAGAGGGTTATCTGTCTGAAATGGATAATGAGCCTCCTGTGAGCGAGAGTGATGATGGCTTTAGTATTCATAATGCTACTCTTCAGTCCCACACTTTAGCAGACTCCATCCCCAGTAGCCCTGCATCTTCACAATT TTCTGTTTGTAGTGAGGATCAGGAAGCAATTCAGGCCcagaaaatatggaagaaagCTATCATGCTGGTATGGAGAGCTGCAGCCAATCACAG GTATGCCAATGTCTTCTTGCAACCTGTCACGGATGATATAGCACCTGGTTACCATAGCATCGTACAGAG GCCTATGGATTTGTCAACCATTAAGAAGAACATTGAGAATGGGCTAATAAGGACAACAGCTGAATTCCAGCGAGACATTATGCTGATGTTCCAGAATGCTGTGATGTACAATAGCTCTGACCATGATGTCTACCACATGGCTGTGGAGATGCAGAGGGATGTTTTGGAACAAATCCAG CAATTCCTGGCCACACAGCTGATCATGCAGACATCAGAGTCTGGAATCAGTGCCAAAAGCCTTCGAGGGAGAGATTCTACCCGCAAACAGGATGCTTCAGAGAAG GACAGTGTCCCCATGGGctctcctgccttccttctctctctcttt ATGGGGCATGACTGGGTTTGGTTGGATTCTGAACAAGATTATCCTAATGATTCTGAGCTGAGCAACGACTACAGGTCCCTCTTCAGCTCATGGGACTCCAGTCTGGATCTTGAAGTGGGCAACTGGAGGGAAACAGAAGAGCCAGGAGCAGAGGAGCTAGAGGAGAGCAACTTAGGCAGAGAGTCCAGTGACCCTCTTATGGGGGATGGAGGCAGTGAGGAATCCCAGGAAGAGACAGAACAATTCAACCATCAAAACCTCCTTCATTTCCTCTCTGAG GTAGCCTACTTGATGGAGCCACTGTGCATCAGCAGCAAGGGAACAAGTGAGGGCTGCAGGTCTCAGCCTGGCTCTAGGAAGCAAGAAGGAAGGGAAACTCAAGATGTTGAGGGAGAGACAGGGGAGCCATGCAGGGAGATGGAGGAGTTTCCAGCCATGGGGAACGGCTCAGTAGCACAGAAGGAgttggagggaaaaaatgagaggccAGAGATGGCCCCAGTTCCCTCAGATATATGTGAAATTCAGGGGCCACCCCCAGAGAGTAAAGAG GGGGGGACAAAGGAAGAACCCAAAGACGAAAAAAGTGAAGGATGTGTCTCTGAGGTAGAGAGTAAACCGCCTTTGGGTGAGTGTGATGATGGCCTCAACATTAAGGAGACTCCATTGGTGGATTTAATTTTCAGCAATGCCTCTTCCTCCAAGAT GACTGATCCAAACCAGGGTGATCCTGTCAAGGAACAGCTGCTATTCAAGAAAACTCTCCTTCCAGTCTGGAAAATGATTGCCAGTCACAG GTTCAGCAGTCCATTTCTGAAACCTGTGTCAGATAGGCAAGCTCCGGGGTACAAGGATGTGGTGAAAAG ACCTATGGACTTAACCAGTTTGAAGAGGAGCCTCTCTAAGGGACGTATCCGCAGTATGGCCCAGTTCCAGCGTGACTTGATGTTGATGTTCCAGAATGCTGTAATGTACAATGACTCTGACCATCATATTTACCACATGGCTATAGAGATGCAAAAAGAGGTCCTAGAGCAGATCCAG ATCTTGCAGGTTTCCTGGAGCAATTCCCCAAGCCACAAGTCAACAGCCATTGGGAGGAGAAACTGCAGCCAAACTTCTAAACAAGAAGCTATAGCCATTGAATATTTTCAGGCAGCTGCTTTTGCTCATATAAATTTGACATCATTCCATCTTTGCCCATTCCCAAG GTGCTAA